Proteins co-encoded in one Garra rufa chromosome 7, GarRuf1.0, whole genome shotgun sequence genomic window:
- the LOC141338818 gene encoding ribonuclease inhibitor-like: MNGGKSHERSLIYCSITEKQCLILTSALKSNPSHLRELNLSMNQITNTGVNHICDVLKDSHCKLERLSLYDCGITDVSSLTQSLTNTKALQFLKELDLSDNMIGDSKQRLIDVLRDSNCKLSVAGDPLTRVPERLQSPKDDKYCMS; this comes from the exons atgaatgggggaaagtcacatgagagaaG tcttatttattgcagtattacagagaaacagtgtctcatcctgacttcagctctgaaatcaaacccatcacacctgagagaactgaacctgagcatgaatcaaataacaaacacaggagtgaatcacatatgtgacgtactgaaggattcacactgtaaactggagagattgag TCTTTATGActgtggcattacagatgtttcttctttaactcagtctttgacaaacacaaaagcactgcagtttctaaaagagcttgATCTGAGTGATAATatgattggagactcaaagcagcgGCTCATTGATGTGCTACGAGACTCAAACTGTAAACTGAG TGTAGCTGGAGATCCATTGACAAGAGTCCCTGAGCGACTTCAATCACCAAAAGATGATAAATACTGTATGTCATAG